One window from the genome of Paraclostridium sordellii encodes:
- the yfmF gene encoding EF-P 5-aminopentanol modification-associated protein YfmF yields MESVKKINLCENVNLTLINSKKFKTNLVSVYIQRILDKNEATKNALIPNLITNASSEYKSLREISNKLEDLYGASLLADISKRGERQVLNIKLVTTNEKYLDEQIFNKAIEFLNEIINNPLVEDGGFSEEYLKLEKQNLKERIKAKINDKGRYALERCFEEMCKYEKFSISEYGYIDEIDKITAKELYNHYKEILKTSPIDIIVEGEFNEKDVESIIKSKFNFDRGSVIDIPREEFKKDVDTVKNIVDKMDITQGKLVMGYRTNIDFADAKRYYPLIVGCNILGGGPHSKMFINIREKESLCYYIYSSIEKYKGILFISSGIETQNYEKTTDLVKKQIEKIVNGDINDEELNNSKISLISSMEALTDNIGGLSDFKFAQDISKTNLSIEDIIDYIDKVTKEEIVDVFKALQLDTIYFLRN; encoded by the coding sequence TGTATACATACAAAGAATCCTAGATAAAAATGAAGCTACCAAAAATGCATTAATACCTAATTTAATAACTAATGCTAGTAGCGAATATAAAAGTTTAAGAGAGATATCTAATAAACTAGAAGATTTGTATGGAGCATCACTTTTAGCTGATATAAGCAAAAGAGGAGAAAGACAAGTTTTAAATATAAAACTAGTGACAACAAATGAAAAATATTTAGATGAACAAATTTTTAATAAAGCTATAGAGTTTTTAAATGAAATAATAAATAATCCATTAGTAGAAGATGGTGGATTTAGTGAAGAATATCTTAAATTAGAAAAGCAAAATTTAAAAGAAAGAATAAAAGCCAAAATAAATGATAAGGGAAGATATGCACTTGAAAGATGTTTTGAGGAAATGTGTAAATATGAAAAGTTTAGCATAAGTGAATATGGATATATAGATGAAATTGATAAAATCACAGCTAAAGAACTATATAATCACTATAAAGAAATTTTAAAAACATCTCCTATAGACATTATTGTAGAAGGCGAATTTAATGAAAAAGATGTTGAAAGTATTATTAAAAGTAAATTTAACTTTGATAGAGGATCTGTAATAGATATTCCAAGAGAAGAGTTTAAAAAAGATGTAGATACAGTAAAGAATATAGTTGATAAGATGGATATAACACAAGGAAAACTAGTTATGGGATATAGAACTAATATAGATTTTGCAGATGCAAAAAGATATTATCCATTAATAGTAGGGTGTAATATATTAGGTGGTGGACCCCATTCTAAAATGTTTATAAACATAAGGGAAAAAGAAAGCTTATGTTACTATATATATTCATCTATAGAAAAATATAAAGGAATATTATTTATATCATCTGGTATAGAAACTCAAAATTATGAAAAAACAACTGATTTAGTAAAAAAACAAATTGAAAAAATTGTAAATGGAGATATAAATGATGAAGAATTAAATAACAGTAAGATATCACTTATAAGTTCAATGGAAGCATTAACAGATAATATAGGTGGATTATCTGACTTTAAATTTGCTCAAGATATAAGCAAAACAAATTTAAGTATAGAAGATATTATAGATTATATAGACAAAGTAACTAAGGAAGAAATAGTTGATGTGTTTAAAGCATTACAATTAGATACTATTTATTTCTTAAGAAACTAG
- the yfmH gene encoding EF-P 5-aminopentanol modification-associated protein YfmH: MEKIVNDILKEEVYYEKLDNGLDVYFMPKKGFTKKFAVLATNYGSNDLEFIPINQTEKFKVNEGIAHFLEHKMFEQPDGGNAFDKFSKLGASANAYTNFTMTAYLFSCTENFYESLQHLIDYVQTPYFTDENVEKEKGIIEQEIKMYNDDPDWNVYFNCLKAMYSKYPVNIDIAGTVDSIYKITKEELYTCYNTFYNPGNMILFVVGDVDAEKVMEIAKKSNHYDVDKLKNEIERFYPEEPKTVNEKEIVAEFPISMPMFNIGFKDSDVGMKGKELLRKEVITEILLDMILKRGSEIFEELYMSGLINDNFGCGFTSQVDYGYTLIGGESNEPRKVKDTIIKYINKYKEDGLSEDDFNRVKKKKMGQFIKYFDSVNFIANNFISYKFKGINLMDYLEVIKQVKFEEVEERLKNHLKEEYCSISIVEPK, encoded by the coding sequence ATGGAAAAAATAGTTAATGATATATTAAAAGAAGAAGTTTATTATGAAAAATTAGATAATGGTTTAGATGTTTATTTTATGCCTAAAAAAGGATTTACTAAAAAGTTTGCAGTTTTAGCTACCAATTATGGATCAAATGACTTGGAGTTTATACCTATAAATCAAACTGAGAAATTTAAAGTAAATGAAGGTATAGCTCATTTTCTTGAACACAAGATGTTTGAACAACCAGATGGTGGTAATGCATTTGATAAGTTTTCAAAGTTAGGAGCTAGTGCAAATGCATATACTAATTTTACAATGACCGCTTATTTATTTTCATGCACTGAAAATTTCTATGAAAGTTTACAGCATTTAATAGATTATGTTCAAACTCCATATTTTACAGATGAAAATGTAGAAAAAGAAAAAGGAATAATAGAACAAGAAATAAAAATGTATAATGACGATCCGGATTGGAATGTATATTTTAATTGTTTAAAGGCGATGTATTCAAAGTATCCTGTAAACATAGATATAGCAGGAACAGTTGATAGTATATATAAAATAACCAAAGAGGAATTATACACATGTTATAATACTTTTTATAACCCGGGAAATATGATTTTATTTGTCGTAGGAGATGTAGATGCAGAGAAAGTTATGGAAATAGCTAAAAAAAGCAATCATTATGATGTTGATAAGCTTAAGAATGAAATAGAAAGATTTTACCCAGAAGAACCTAAAACTGTAAATGAAAAAGAAATCGTAGCTGAATTTCCAATATCAATGCCAATGTTTAATATAGGATTTAAAGATAGCGATGTAGGTATGAAAGGAAAAGAGTTACTAAGAAAAGAAGTTATCACAGAGATATTACTAGATATGATTTTAAAAAGAGGTAGTGAAATTTTTGAAGAATTGTATATGAGTGGGTTAATAAATGATAACTTTGGATGTGGATTTACATCGCAAGTAGATTATGGTTATACATTAATAGGTGGAGAATCTAATGAACCTAGAAAAGTTAAAGACACCATTATTAAGTATATAAATAAATATAAAGAAGATGGATTGTCAGAAGATGATTTTAATAGAGTTAAAAAGAAAAAAATGGGTCAATTTATAAAATATTTTGACTCAGTAAATTTTATAGCTAATAATTTCATTTCATATAAATTTAAAGGTATAAATTTAATGGATTATTTAGAAGTTATAAAACAAGTAAAATTTGAAGAAGTTGAGGAAAGATTAAAAAATCATCTTAAAGAAGAATATTGTTCTATATCAATAGTAGAACCAAAGTAA